CCTATAATTACTGAAGCCGAACCCGTTCAAGATGGTATTTAAATGAAGCACTTGGCATTGGTTTTTATAGGTGGCGGATTGGGGAGCACACTTCGGTATGCGTTTTCAAAATGGCTGAATAGTTATGAAACAGGAATACCCTATGGAACTTTTGCAGCAAATATTTTAGGAAGTTTATTAATTGGAATTATTCTCGGCCTTGCATTAAAAAATGAAACCCTTTCCCAAAGCACAGTTTTATTTTTGGCCACGGGTTTTTGTGGCGGATTTACCACTTTTTCCACATTTGCTTATGAAAACCACGTTTTTTTAAAAAACGGTGATTTTATGTCTTTCGCCCTATATACCCTTGCCAGCTTGGTGATTGGTTTTGCAATGGTTTTCTTCGGAATGTGGTTGGTGAAGTATTTTTAGTGCTTGCCAAAGTCCTTTACCCCAGCTTCAATTCTGATTAATAAATCGTTCTCTTTTGGCGGAATGGGGCACGAAAAACGCGCACTGTAAGCACAGTAAGGATTGTACGCTTTATTGAAATCTATAATTATGGTATCGCCCTCGGGAATGCGCTGGTCCAGAAATCTCCCGCCTCCGTAAGAGCCATCGCCACTGGTTAAGTCGGTAAATGGGAGAAAAA
The Aequorivita iocasae genome window above contains:
- the crcB gene encoding fluoride efflux transporter CrcB, whose translation is MKHLALVFIGGGLGSTLRYAFSKWLNSYETGIPYGTFAANILGSLLIGIILGLALKNETLSQSTVLFLATGFCGGFTTFSTFAYENHVFLKNGDFMSFALYTLASLVIGFAMVFFGMWLVKYF